AATCCCCATTCCTGCCAGCACCGGCTGCGCACGCTTCAGCGCCGTGCTCTCCTCAGTGGAGATTTTTAAACGTACCGGGATCAGCAGCGGCTGGCCGCATACTGGCGCATTGTCCGGGGAGAGTTGCGCCAGCCGCAACCAACGTTCCGCCACCGGCAGCGCCAATAGCGCAAGGTTGCCATCACGCTCAAGCAAGGCAAAATGCGGCGCGATCAAAGTCAGCACGCGGCCAAAACTCTGGCAATGCCCTTCCAGTGCAGGAGCAACAGAAGTGACGCTTTCGGTTTTACGTTCAGCTGCAGGCGTTTCCAGCAACTGGCGATAGAGCGCCCCCTGTTGTTTCTGGTACCCCGGCTGCGCATTCGGCCACGGTTGACCCGCAGCACCGCTGCCTCCGCGTGATGCACCGGAAGCAGGTGATGAATAACGGGGCGCTTCGGGTTCCCGGGCAATGGGCGGCACAGCAAATTGGTTACGCCCGGCTGCGACACGGTTCTCCGGCAATGGGCGCGGCGCAGGTTCCTCTTCCAGTTGACGCGGCGTTTCAAGCTGCTGTTGCAGCACGCTCAATACGCCCTGATAGATGAAATCATGCACCAGCCGCGATTGATGGAAGCGTACTTCATGTTTTGCCGGATGCACATTCACATCCACCTGGTGCGGGTCAATTTTCAGATAAAGCACAAAAGCAGGCTGCTGATCGGCACCCAGCTTATCTTCACATGCCTGCCGAATAGCGTGATTAATTAACCGGTCGCGCATCATGCGACCATTTACGTAGCAATACTGAATTTCAGCAAACGCGCTGCTGGTGCTTTTAGGATCGGCCACCCAGCCATGCAGAGATAAATCGCCGTGCTGCCATGCAATCTCCAGCGCCTGTTCCAGAAATGCCGTGCCGCATATCGCGCCAAGCCGACGCTCTTTTGCTGCACCTTCGGCAACTGCCCGGTACTGGCGAACCATTTTCCCGTTGTGATTCAGATTGATAGTGACGTCAAAACGCGCAAGTGCAATGCGACGGATCACTTCATCAATATGACCAAACTCGGTTTTTTCCGTACGCATAAATTTACGCCGCGCCGGCGTGTTATAGAACAGATCCAACACTTCCAGCGTGGTGCCGACAGGATGCGCAGCAGGTTTTACCGTTACATCCATATCGCGGCCTTCCGCGTAGGCTTGCCACGCTTCTTGCTGATCGGCGGTACGGGAAGTGAGCGTTAAACGGGAGACTGAACTGATACTGGCCAGCGCTTCGCCGCGAAAACCGAGGCTGATGATCGCTTCCAGATCATCAAGCGAGGCGATTTTACTGGTGGCATGGCGAGCCAGCGCAAGCGCCAGCTCGTCTTTCTTGATGCCGCAGCCATTATCACGGATGCGAATAAGCTTCGCACCGCCGCGTTCGATATCGATATCGATACGCGTTGCTCCGGCATCAAGGCTGTTTTCCACCAGCTCTTTTACCACCGACGCAGGACGTTCAACCACTTCGCCAGCGGCGATCTGGTTCGCAAGCTGCGGCGGTAGAACCTGTATCGGCATGAAAAATATCCTTAGTTAAGCAGACCGCTTGCAGGCGCTGCGGCACTGGCTGTTTGCCCACCTCCGCCCTGCGGCGCGGATTGCAATGGATGAGCGAGAAAATAGTTACGCAGGCCACCGTAAATCGCTTCGGCGATTTGCTGCTGGTACGCATCGCTGGCCAGCAAACGCTCTTCGCCGCTGTTGCTGATAAAACCGGTTTCGACCAGTACCGACGGAATATCCGGCGAGCGCAGCACGCCAAGGCTGGCATGTTCCGGACGGCGTTTATGTAACGATCCCACGCGCTGGAGCTGGCCCAGTATGTTCGTGGCGACATCATAACCTACGCGCTGAGAATGGCCGAACTGTAAATCAAGCACCGCCTGGCTGAGGTAGGGGTCAGATTGGCTGTTCGCCAGCATGTCGCCCGCGCCGCCCAGCAATTCAGATTGTTTCTCATGCTGCTCAAGCCAGCCCGCCATCTCGCTGTTGGCGCGACGGTTCGACAGCACCCAGACCGACGCACCGGTAGCATCACGGTTTGGCGCAGCATCGGCATGGATCGAGACAAGAAAGTTGGCGTTCTGCTTACGCGCCACGTCGGAACGCCCCATTACGGAGATAAAATAGTCGCCGTCGCGGGTCATCACCGGTTTGAACATGGGATCGTCATTCAGCAGCGCACGCAATTTACGGGCAATGGAGATGGTGACGTTTTTCTCCTCCGTACCGCCGGAACCAATTGCGCCAGGATCCTGGCCGCCGTGCCCGGCGTCAATCGCAATCACCACTTTGTCGCCGGATACCATGCGCGATTGCGCCGCCGGACGCGTCACGGTGTTGCTGCTGGTAACGCTGGTAATGCGGTCATTGTCTGATTTAAACGGATTGCGTCCAGGCTGCGCCGGGCGCGGGGTAATAACTGGCGTCTCGACGCGCTTCGCCACCACTGGCGGCGGCGGTGGGACATCAGCATCGATGGTAAATACCACCTTATAACCTGCGCCGTTTTGCTGTTTCACCGCACGGGTTTTGCCGTTCTGCGTCAGATCCACTACCAGGCGGATCGACTGGTTATCTTTTGCCGTACCTGCGCGAATACTTTTCACCAAGTTGTTGCCGCTGAACTGCAACGGCAACCCCTGAATAACACCGGTCTGTTTG
The Kosakonia oryzae genome window above contains:
- the amiB gene encoding N-acetylmuramoyl-L-alanine amidase AmiB — encoded protein: MISRVKGWLAAVLVLACAHVGAASLADIQVSNGDRQARITFSFMGDPEYAFSQQDKRSVALDIKQTGVIQGLPLQFSGNNLVKSIRAGTAKDNQSIRLVVDLTQNGKTRAVKQQNGAGYKVVFTIDADVPPPPPVVAKRVETPVITPRPAQPGRNPFKSDNDRITSVTSSNTVTRPAAQSRMVSGDKVVIAIDAGHGGQDPGAIGSGGTEEKNVTISIARKLRALLNDDPMFKPVMTRDGDYFISVMGRSDVARKQNANFLVSIHADAAPNRDATGASVWVLSNRRANSEMAGWLEQHEKQSELLGGAGDMLANSQSDPYLSQAVLDLQFGHSQRVGYDVATNILGQLQRVGSLHKRRPEHASLGVLRSPDIPSVLVETGFISNSGEERLLASDAYQQQIAEAIYGGLRNYFLAHPLQSAPQGGGGQTASAAAPASGLLN
- the mutL gene encoding DNA mismatch repair endonuclease MutL; its protein translation is MPIQVLPPQLANQIAAGEVVERPASVVKELVENSLDAGATRIDIDIERGGAKLIRIRDNGCGIKKDELALALARHATSKIASLDDLEAIISLGFRGEALASISSVSRLTLTSRTADQQEAWQAYAEGRDMDVTVKPAAHPVGTTLEVLDLFYNTPARRKFMRTEKTEFGHIDEVIRRIALARFDVTINLNHNGKMVRQYRAVAEGAAKERRLGAICGTAFLEQALEIAWQHGDLSLHGWVADPKSTSSAFAEIQYCYVNGRMMRDRLINHAIRQACEDKLGADQQPAFVLYLKIDPHQVDVNVHPAKHEVRFHQSRLVHDFIYQGVLSVLQQQLETPRQLEEEPAPRPLPENRVAAGRNQFAVPPIAREPEAPRYSSPASGASRGGSGAAGQPWPNAQPGYQKQQGALYRQLLETPAAERKTESVTSVAPALEGHCQSFGRVLTLIAPHFALLERDGNLALLALPVAERWLRLAQLSPDNAPVCGQPLLIPVRLKISTEESTALKRAQPVLAGMGIELLLDGQHVTIRAVPLPLRQQNLQILIPALIGYLAQQTSIDAVNIAQWLARHLASDHSQWSVAQAITLLADVERLCPHLVKTPPDGLLQPVDLQTAMNALKHE